From Uloborus diversus isolate 005 chromosome 8, Udiv.v.3.1, whole genome shotgun sequence, a single genomic window includes:
- the LOC129228695 gene encoding uncharacterized protein LOC129228695, with product MLWNRGTDTLSCDVDLGVEMIEPFTRRKLLSVAQRVFDPIGFCCPVTLYPKLLLQESWKSKLGWDDELSTDVTEKFKKWFKDLYLLKVVEIPRYMSIDNCVSISLHTFCDASKLSFATVIFLRSESKDQVSVQLVLAKSRIAPLKTMSIPRLELMTCTIGVRLTNTVKRALSIQDIEEYYWTDLTSVLYWITHEDTWTVFVKNRVKEIRKLSDQTNWRHVPGSENPSDLPSRGCSVHKLIESRWWEGPHWLKLPKEEWHHSTLTDDTEKADSERRKVVATALNNVKDFSSKVFSYFSTYKKNLRMMGWILRFLENSRKKREERQHGELKVHELEKAEKVIVKFIQHNSFSSEDIEKLKSICVFEDEGILRVKTKIFRRKDEEDFKCPIVLPSDHPLVEQLIYERHLVSCHSGTQVVLADLRQKFWILRGRKTVQRVLKQCIRFQAVGVPDLDNLDSVNLSKRVRYQQRLRKDLRKRFREEYLGMLVHKQANKALVTGIKVGDIVLIDCDKRRLDWPMGRVVEVLPGNRHGSVVHCGVLPKTLVCSLQIQVPRMDREI from the exons ATGCTGTGGAATCGTGGAACTGACACTTTATCTTGTGATGTTGATTTAGGAGTTGAAATGATAGAGCCATTTACTCGAAGAAAGTTACTTTCCGTTGCACAAAGAGTATTTGATCCGATCGGGTTTTGCTGTCCTGTAACATTGTATCCAAAATTACTTCTTCAAGAAAGCTGGAAGTCAAAACTCGGATGGGATGACGAACTATCAACAGATGTAACTGAAAAGTTTAAGAAGTGGTTTAAGGATCTTTATCTTTTGAAGGTGGTTGAAATTCCAAGATATATGTCAATCGACAACTGTGTATCAATCAGTCTTCATACATTCTGTGATGCATCTAAATTGTCTTTCGCAACAGTCATTTTCTTAAGAAGCGAAAGTAAAGATCAAGTGTCAGTGCAATTGGTGCTTGCTAAATCAAGAATTGCACCATTGAAAACGATGTCAATCCCTAGGCTGGAATTAATGACATGCACAATAGGCGTACGTCTCACTAATACAGTAAAAAGAGCTTTAAGTATCCAAGACATTGAAGAATATTATTGGACGGACTTGACTTCAGTGTTGTATTGGATAACTCATGAAGATACATGGACTGTGTTTGTAAAAAATCGAGTTAAGGAGATAAGGAAATTGTCTGACCAAACAAACTGGCGACATGTGCCAGGTTCAGAGAATCCTTCGGACTTACCTTCAAGAGGTTGCTCAGTTCACAAACTGATAGAATCTCGTTGGTGGGAGGGTCCTCATTGGCTGAAGTTGCCGAAAGAAGAATGGCATCATTCTACTTTAACTGATGACACAGAAAAAGCTGACAGTGAGAGACGCAAGGTAGTTGCAACGGCATTAAATAATGTCAAGGacttttcttcaaaagttttcaGCTACTTTTCGACATACAAGAAAAATCTAAGAATGATGGGATGGATATTAAGGTTCTTAGAAAATTCCCgtaagaaaagagaagaaagacAGCATGGAGAGCTTAAAGTTCATGAGCTAGAAAAGGCTGAAAAAGTAATAGTAAAGTTCATACAACATAACTCCTTCTCATCTGaggatattgaaaaattaaagtcCATCTGTGTGTTTGAAGATGAAGGAATTTTGAGAGTCAAGACAAAGATTTTCAGAAGGAAAGATGAAGAAGATTTTAAATGTCCCATAGTTTTACCCTCTGATCATCCTCTAGTGGAACAGTTAATTTACGAAAGGCATTTGGTCTCTTGCCACAGTGGAACTCAAGTTGTCCTGGCAGATCTTCGACAAAAATTTTGGATTCTTAGAGGCCGGAAGACGGTTCAAAGGGTCTTGAAACAATGCATTCGAT TTCAAGCGGTGGGAGTGCCCGACTTAGATAATTTGGACAGCGTCAATCTTTCTAAGAGGGTCAGATACCAACAAAGGTTGAGAAAAGACCTAAGGAAGAGATTTCGGGAAGAATATCTTGGTATGCTTGTTCACAAGCAGGCAAACAAAGCCCTCGTCACCGGAATAAAGGTTGGAGACATAGTCCTCATTGATTGTGACAAACGACGACTAGATTGGCCAATGGGACGTGTAGTAGAAGTGCTTCCAG